The following proteins are encoded in a genomic region of Streptomyces collinus Tu 365:
- a CDS encoding non-ribosomal peptide synthetase yields the protein MSRALRDVLAAVAAGELPDEIAESLLRGLSDPVPEPGPYPLSRGQAALWAIHASRPGTTSYNLPLGLWLNQAVDPDVLTRALIAVVERQPGLRIAVRLDGTTPVQEITERPAEVVRLDLRHVTDGEFAARIRRLVHTPFDLEQDPLHRMWLIAAPGGRTLLLLVFHHMITDGISSHLLLRDIVACHDALARRGVLPPVEQATPYREFVRRQRELLDGPEAETHRRWWLDRLAGASSGPVLDAITDRHRVAPPTADTGAMVQFRLPEETWTAVRHVAGAAGLTPFSVLLGAFAALLHRHSGHRDINVMVPTDGRISERFDRTVGYLINPVVVRVDCDPQRSLAELMNAVHDHMAQAEEHSSYPFAAVVGDLRRAGGTAVSFDIGFYLQQGVGGDQDMAAGQTVFDDALELTQEGENPLVVEVVVRGSQALVHFKYDRELFDPATAERLAEHYRMLLETVAADPRRPIGDLPLTTAAERALVDRANDTRAARPRDVTAAGLVLARAASAPERVAVVDADGATSYGELARRVHALARTLRASGVGRGDLVGVLSGRRAALIVAMLAAHTAGAAYVPLDPDFPAARLAHICTDAGLAAVLVDPAYCDRLPAETPGARIPLGDPGDAAPGPPVACHDDDLAYVLYTSGSTGRPKGVEVTHGNLVNFLTAMAERPGCAEDDVLLAVTTAGFDIAGLELLLPLTQGATVHIAPAETTRDGFALAGLLDSSGATVVQATPATWQMLLAAGWSGRVPRLLCGGEALSAELAAELIDRSGELWNMYGPTETTIWSSVLRVRRDRPITVGTPIANTTFHLAGPDGGPVPFGATGELLIGGDGVARGYRGRPELSAERFVGQDGQRRYRTGDLARWTETGEMLLLGRADRQIKLRGHRIEPGEIEAAIRRTGVSGEARVVLREERPGHQRLVAFVVAEPAEAAAAARRIEEWLPAYMIPSRTVPMTGLPMTPNAKIDAVRLATGSLDELIREFGHPEAAPEPRPHDGGRLLATLRELTAGVAGVAPEDIPVDRPLGEAGFDSVGFTRLAMAVRTRFGVPVSPTLFYAHPALASLAAHLGANRPDAFTEAEAVPDAFTETEAVPDTFAETEAEPEPARAAATVRAGAPGEPPETLGYPPVAIIGVGARLPASGSLQEFWIHLAEGRDLTAPYPLERGFSARVFPERFRGSFVRDVDAFDAGRFRISPREAAQMDPQHRLLLHAADEALLDAGLVPATLVGSHTGVFVGLSGADYLSLLGPGSPEMDDHFLIGNVASIAANRISYVYDLHGPSAVYDTACSSSLVAIHRAARALHLGDCDLALAGGANLLLSPHGFTGLRRAGMLSADGRCKTFDERADGYGRGEGVVLLALKLLERAVADGDPVHGVLIGSAENHGGHTHSLTVPNPQAQRDVLLAAHRAAAVPPDTIGYIEAHGTGTPLGDPIEVDALREAFGQLYRDWGRPVVEGRTGLGSVKSNIGHLEAAAGVAGVVKVLLSMRHRLMPGLAGLGTPNPMIDLAGSPFRLQAEAQPWEPPDGVPARAGVSSFGMGGSNVHVVVAEAEKH from the coding sequence CGATCCACGCGAGCCGACCCGGCACCACCTCCTACAACCTGCCGCTCGGGCTGTGGCTGAACCAGGCGGTCGATCCGGACGTGCTCACCCGGGCCCTGATCGCCGTCGTGGAGCGGCAGCCGGGTCTGCGGATCGCCGTCCGACTGGACGGGACCACTCCGGTGCAGGAGATCACCGAACGCCCCGCCGAGGTGGTCCGGCTGGACCTCCGGCACGTCACCGACGGGGAGTTCGCCGCGCGCATCCGGCGGCTGGTGCACACTCCGTTCGACCTGGAGCAGGACCCCCTGCACCGGATGTGGCTGATCGCGGCACCCGGTGGCCGGACCCTGCTGCTCCTGGTGTTCCACCACATGATCACCGACGGGATCTCCAGCCACCTGCTGCTGCGCGACATCGTGGCCTGCCACGACGCACTGGCCCGTCGAGGTGTTCTGCCGCCGGTCGAGCAGGCCACCCCGTACCGCGAGTTCGTCCGTCGACAGCGGGAACTGCTCGACGGGCCGGAGGCCGAGACGCACCGCCGCTGGTGGCTCGACCGGCTGGCCGGAGCCTCCAGCGGTCCCGTCCTCGACGCGATCACCGATCGGCACCGGGTCGCCCCGCCCACCGCCGACACCGGCGCGATGGTGCAGTTCCGGCTGCCGGAGGAGACCTGGACGGCTGTCCGTCACGTCGCCGGCGCGGCCGGTCTGACCCCGTTCAGCGTGCTGCTGGGTGCCTTCGCCGCTCTGCTGCACCGGCACTCCGGCCACCGCGACATCAACGTCATGGTGCCGACCGACGGCCGGATCTCCGAGCGTTTCGACCGCACCGTGGGCTACCTGATCAACCCGGTGGTCGTGCGGGTCGACTGCGACCCGCAGCGCAGCCTCGCCGAGCTGATGAACGCCGTGCACGACCACATGGCGCAGGCCGAGGAACACAGCTCCTACCCGTTCGCCGCCGTGGTCGGTGACCTGCGCCGCGCCGGCGGCACCGCGGTCTCCTTCGACATCGGCTTCTACCTGCAACAGGGCGTGGGCGGCGATCAGGACATGGCCGCCGGGCAGACCGTCTTCGACGACGCCCTGGAGCTGACCCAGGAGGGTGAGAACCCGCTGGTCGTCGAGGTGGTGGTGCGCGGGTCCCAGGCGTTGGTCCATTTCAAGTACGACCGCGAGCTGTTCGACCCGGCCACGGCCGAGCGCCTGGCCGAGCACTACCGGATGCTGCTGGAGACCGTGGCCGCCGATCCCCGGCGGCCGATCGGCGATCTGCCCCTCACCACCGCGGCGGAACGCGCCCTCGTCGACCGGGCCAACGACACCCGTGCCGCCCGGCCCCGCGACGTGACCGCGGCCGGTTTGGTGCTGGCCCGCGCGGCGTCGGCCCCGGAGCGCGTCGCCGTGGTGGACGCCGACGGTGCCACCAGTTACGGCGAGCTGGCCCGGCGGGTGCACGCACTGGCGCGGACCCTCCGCGCATCCGGCGTGGGCCGTGGCGACCTGGTCGGGGTGCTGTCCGGCCGGCGAGCCGCCCTGATCGTGGCGATGCTGGCGGCGCACACCGCCGGCGCGGCCTACGTGCCGCTCGACCCGGACTTCCCGGCCGCCCGCCTCGCGCACATCTGCACCGACGCCGGCCTCGCCGCGGTCCTGGTCGACCCGGCGTACTGCGACCGCCTGCCGGCCGAGACACCGGGCGCCCGGATTCCGCTAGGTGACCCGGGCGACGCCGCCCCGGGCCCGCCGGTCGCCTGCCACGACGACGATCTCGCGTACGTGCTCTACACCTCCGGATCGACCGGCCGGCCCAAGGGTGTCGAGGTCACCCATGGCAACCTGGTCAACTTCCTCACCGCGATGGCGGAGCGGCCCGGGTGCGCCGAGGACGACGTGCTGCTCGCCGTCACCACGGCCGGGTTCGACATCGCAGGGCTCGAACTGCTGCTCCCGCTCACCCAGGGCGCGACCGTCCACATCGCGCCGGCCGAGACCACCCGGGACGGCTTCGCGCTGGCCGGCCTGCTCGACAGCAGCGGCGCGACCGTCGTGCAGGCCACCCCGGCCACCTGGCAGATGCTGCTCGCCGCCGGCTGGAGCGGACGGGTACCCCGGCTGCTGTGCGGCGGGGAGGCGCTGAGCGCCGAGCTGGCGGCCGAACTGATCGACCGCTCCGGTGAGTTGTGGAACATGTACGGCCCGACCGAGACCACGATCTGGTCCTCGGTACTGCGGGTACGCCGCGACCGGCCGATCACGGTCGGCACGCCGATCGCGAACACGACCTTCCACCTCGCCGGGCCGGACGGTGGCCCGGTCCCGTTCGGCGCCACCGGGGAACTGCTGATCGGCGGTGACGGCGTCGCCCGCGGCTACCGCGGCCGCCCCGAACTGAGCGCCGAGCGCTTCGTCGGGCAGGACGGGCAGCGGCGCTACCGCACCGGAGACCTGGCCCGGTGGACCGAGACCGGCGAGATGCTGCTGCTCGGCCGCGCCGACCGGCAGATCAAGCTGCGCGGGCACCGGATCGAGCCCGGCGAGATCGAGGCGGCGATCCGGCGTACCGGCGTGAGCGGCGAGGCGCGGGTGGTCCTGCGCGAGGAGCGGCCCGGGCACCAGCGCCTGGTCGCCTTCGTCGTCGCCGAGCCCGCGGAGGCCGCGGCGGCTGCCAGGCGGATCGAGGAGTGGCTTCCGGCGTACATGATCCCGTCCCGGACCGTGCCGATGACCGGCCTGCCGATGACCCCGAACGCCAAGATCGACGCGGTCCGGCTCGCCACCGGCTCCCTGGACGAACTGATCCGCGAGTTCGGTCACCCCGAGGCAGCGCCGGAGCCCCGGCCGCACGACGGCGGCCGGTTGCTGGCGACCCTGCGGGAGCTGACCGCGGGTGTCGCCGGGGTGGCGCCGGAGGACATCCCGGTGGACCGGCCGCTCGGCGAGGCGGGCTTCGACTCGGTCGGTTTCACCCGGCTCGCGATGGCGGTCCGCACCCGCTTCGGCGTGCCCGTCAGCCCCACGCTCTTCTACGCGCACCCCGCGCTCGCCTCGCTCGCGGCGCACCTGGGCGCGAACCGCCCGGACGCCTTCACCGAGGCCGAAGCCGTCCCGGACGCCTTCACCGAGACCGAAGCCGTCCCGGACACCTTCGCCGAGACCGAAGCCGAGCCCGAGCCGGCCCGCGCGGCGGCCACCGTCCGGGCCGGCGCGCCCGGGGAACCTCCCGAGACCCTCGGCTACCCGCCCGTGGCGATCATCGGCGTCGGCGCCCGCCTGCCGGCCTCCGGGTCACTGCAGGAGTTCTGGATCCACCTCGCCGAGGGCCGCGACCTCACCGCGCCGTACCCGCTGGAGCGAGGCTTCTCCGCCCGGGTGTTCCCGGAGCGCTTTCGGGGCTCGTTCGTGCGCGACGTCGACGCCTTCGACGCGGGGCGGTTCCGGATCTCGCCGCGCGAGGCGGCCCAGATGGATCCGCAGCACCGGCTCCTCCTGCACGCCGCGGACGAGGCCCTGCTCGACGCCGGACTCGTGCCCGCGACGCTGGTCGGCAGCCACACCGGGGTGTTCGTCGGTCTCAGCGGCGCCGACTATCTGAGCCTGCTGGGCCCGGGCTCGCCGGAGATGGACGATCACTTCCTGATCGGCAACGTCGCCTCGATCGCGGCCAACCGCATCTCCTACGTGTACGACCTGCACGGCCCCAGCGCGGTCTACGACACCGCCTGCTCCAGCTCCCTGGTGGCGATCCACCGCGCGGCCCGCGCCCTGCACCTCGGCGACTGCGATCTCGCCCTGGCCGGCGGCGCGAACCTGCTCCTGTCCCCGCACGGCTTCACCGGTCTGCGCCGCGCCGGAATGCTCAGTGCCGACGGGCGGTGCAAGACCTTCGACGAGCGCGCCGACGGCTACGGCCGCGGCGAGGGCGTGGTCCTGCTGGCGCTCAAACTGCTGGAGCGCGCGGTCGCCGACGGCGACCCGGTGCACGGCGTCCTGATCGGTTCGGCCGAGAACCACGGCGGCCACACCCACTCGCTCACCGTGCCCAACCCGCAGGCACAGCGCGACGTGCTGCTCGCGGCGCATCGGGCGGCGGCGGTGCCGCCCGACACCATCGGCTACATCGAGGCGCACGGCACCGGGACGCCGCTCGGCGACCCGATCGAGGTGGACGCGCTGCGGGAGGCGTTCGGGCAGCTCTACCGCGACTGGGGGCGGCCGGTCGTGGAGGGACGCACCGGGCTCGGCTCGGTCAAGTCCAACATCGGCCATCTCGAGGCCGCCGCCGGTGTCGCCGGGGTGGTCAAGGTGCTGCTGAGCATGCGGCACCGCCTGATGCCCGGCCTCGCCGGTCTCGGCACCCCCAACCCGATGATCGACCTGGCCGGCAGCCCGTTCCGGCTCCAGGCCGAGGCACAGCCCTGGGAGCCGCCGGACGGCGTGCCGGCACGCGCCGGCGTCAGCTCCTTCGGCATGGGTGGCAGCAACGTACACGTCGTCGTGGCGGAAGCGGAGAAGCACTGA